A region of Jannaschia sp. W003 DNA encodes the following proteins:
- a CDS encoding alpha-amylase family glycosyl hydrolase, whose product MTDRDEGWWREAVIYQIYPRSFQDTDGDGVGDLPGIRQRLAHVAELGADAVWISPIYPSPMADFGYDVADYTGIDPLFGTLDDFDAVLAEAHGLGLKMLLDFVPNHSSDRHPWFTESRSSRENSKRDWYIWRDPAPDGGVPNNWQSSSGGPAWAWDEATGQYYLHKFLPEQPDLNWRNPLVREAMLGAMRFWFERGVDGFRIDVLYHCIKDAAFRDDPENPDYDPETQPPFDAVIPVHSTDQPEIMPLVVEPMRRLAEEMGHRLLVGEIYLPYERLVAYYGDNGSGVHLPFNFALISTTWKAAPLAALIREYESHLPPGGWPNWVLGNHDQSRIATRIGPERAKLAAVLLLAALRGTPTLYYGDELGTEDVAIPPDRVRDPWERNMPGLGEGRDPCRTPMRWDIAPNAGFCAEGVEPWLPVGAHGAEDTVAGQAGCDGSMLELHRALLRLRRAHPALSRGRYERVEAHGSVLVTVRVEGDERVAVAMNLGGETAAAEVGTVAEVLLATHEVELDGPVRLPAGAAAVLRLG is encoded by the coding sequence ATGACCGACCGCGACGAAGGCTGGTGGCGCGAGGCCGTCATCTACCAGATCTACCCCCGCAGCTTCCAGGACACCGACGGCGACGGCGTGGGCGACCTGCCCGGCATCCGCCAGCGCCTCGCCCACGTCGCCGAGCTCGGCGCGGACGCGGTGTGGATCAGTCCGATCTACCCCTCGCCCATGGCCGACTTCGGCTACGACGTGGCCGACTACACCGGCATCGACCCGCTGTTCGGCACGCTCGACGACTTCGACGCCGTGCTGGCCGAGGCGCACGGGCTGGGGCTGAAGATGCTGCTCGACTTCGTGCCGAACCACTCCTCGGACCGGCATCCCTGGTTCACGGAGTCGCGGTCGTCGCGCGAGAACTCTAAGCGCGACTGGTACATCTGGCGCGACCCCGCGCCGGACGGCGGCGTGCCGAACAACTGGCAGAGCAGCTCGGGCGGGCCGGCTTGGGCGTGGGACGAGGCGACGGGGCAGTACTACCTGCACAAGTTCCTGCCCGAGCAGCCCGACCTGAACTGGCGCAACCCATTGGTGCGCGAGGCCATGCTCGGTGCCATGCGCTTCTGGTTCGAGCGGGGCGTCGACGGCTTCCGCATCGACGTGCTCTACCACTGCATCAAGGACGCCGCCTTCCGCGACGACCCCGAGAACCCCGACTACGACCCCGAGACCCAGCCGCCCTTCGACGCGGTGATCCCGGTCCACTCCACCGACCAGCCCGAAATCATGCCGCTGGTGGTGGAGCCGATGCGTCGGCTCGCCGAGGAGATGGGCCATCGCCTGCTCGTGGGCGAGATCTACCTGCCGTACGAGCGGCTCGTGGCCTACTACGGCGACAACGGCTCGGGCGTGCACCTGCCGTTCAACTTCGCGCTGATCTCGACCACGTGGAAGGCGGCGCCGCTGGCCGCGCTGATCCGCGAGTACGAGTCGCACCTGCCCCCGGGCGGCTGGCCGAACTGGGTGCTGGGCAACCACGACCAGAGCCGCATCGCCACCCGCATCGGCCCGGAGCGCGCGAAGCTGGCCGCCGTGCTGCTGCTGGCGGCGCTGCGGGGCACGCCGACGCTCTACTACGGCGACGAGTTGGGGACAGAGGACGTCGCCATCCCGCCCGACCGCGTGCGCGACCCGTGGGAGCGCAACATGCCGGGCCTGGGCGAGGGGCGCGACCCGTGCCGCACGCCGATGCGCTGGGATATCGCCCCGAACGCCGGCTTCTGCGCCGAGGGCGTGGAGCCGTGGCTTCCCGTCGGCGCGCACGGGGCCGAGGACACGGTGGCGGGGCAGGCGGGCTGCGACGGCTCGATGCTGGAGCTGCATCGCGCGCTCCTGCGGCTGCGGCGGGCCCATCCCGCGCTGAGCCGGGGCCGCTACGAGCGGGTCGAGGCGCATGGATCGGTGCTGGTGACGGTGCGGGTCGAGGGCGACGAACGCGTCGCGGTGGCGATGAACCTCGGGGGCGAGACGGCCGCGGCGGAGGTGGGCACGGTGGCCGAGGTGCTGCTTGCCACGCACGAGGTGGAGTTGGATGGCCCGGTCCGCCTCCCGGCCGGCGCGGCGGCGGTGCTGCGGCTGGGCTAG